One genomic segment of Catalinimonas alkaloidigena includes these proteins:
- a CDS encoding bacteriorhodopsin, translating into MPAQKTLNAIWWLFVVSWMLYPGAYLMPHLAGINGALFNETGVVAREIIYTLADVSSKVVYGVLLTVVAQHLSKAEGYNYEKMASKDKVLN; encoded by the coding sequence TTGCCTGCCCAAAAAACATTAAATGCCATCTGGTGGCTGTTTGTAGTCTCCTGGATGCTTTATCCCGGTGCCTACCTGATGCCACATCTGGCCGGAATCAATGGCGCGCTCTTTAATGAAACCGGAGTAGTAGCCCGTGAGATTATCTATACGCTTGCTGATGTATCTTCAAAAGTGGTCTATGGTGTATTACTGACCGTAGTTGCTCAGCATTTAAGTAAGGCGGAAGGTTATAATTATGAGAAAATGGCCAGCAAGGATAAGGTGCTCAACTAA
- a CDS encoding bacteriorhodopsin produces the protein MFNNGYRYLNWLIDVPMLLFQVLFVVSLTKSKFSSVRNQFWISGGFMIITGYIGQFYEVTNLPRFAIWGAVSTVFFVHILWLMRKVINEGKKGSLCLPKKH, from the coding sequence CTGTTCAATAACGGCTATCGCTATCTCAATTGGTTGATAGATGTACCTATGCTCCTGTTTCAGGTCTTATTTGTAGTCTCTCTTACTAAAAGCAAGTTCTCCAGCGTACGTAACCAGTTCTGGATTTCAGGAGGATTCATGATCATTACCGGATACATCGGACAATTTTATGAGGTAACTAACCTCCCAAGATTTGCCATCTGGGGTGCGGTATCTACGGTTTTCTTCGTGCATATCCTCTGGCTGATGCGCAAAGTAATTAACGAGGGAAAGAAGGGATCCCTTTGCCTGCCCAAAAAACATTAA
- a CDS encoding bacteriorhodopsin produces the protein MEQLGNATFENYVGLEQGYSEMAYQMVSHVLTLGYAVMFAGLLYFVLTIKQVAPRYRTSSILSVVVMVSASLLLYVQAQNWTTAFVFDMERGKYF, from the coding sequence ATGGAACAATTAGGTAATGCGACTTTTGAAAATTATGTAGGACTGGAGCAGGGATATTCAGAGATGGCTTACCAAATGGTATCACACGTACTCACATTAGGTTATGCCGTGATGTTTGCGGGTCTCTTGTACTTTGTACTTACCATCAAACAGGTAGCGCCCCGCTACAGAACCTCCTCCATCCTTTCTGTAGTAGTGATGGTTTCAGCTTCGCTATTGCTGTACGTTCAGGCACAGAACTGGACTACGGCTTTTGTTTTTGACATGGAAAGGGGAAAGTACTTTTAG
- a CDS encoding App1 family protein: MTTLSNFLLKSLSAVETVYDQSSFYVKKKLSLLDPLIIQAYFGFGNTEKVLITGRVLEAEGQKPPQEGASLWENIQTMYRRYESDEIPHVRVKIFFQGLEQVVKTDSEGYFHVMLEGFELEDSPEEWYDIYFELLDEVYPEQGEVKGQGKVLIPNKSEYGVISDVDDTILVSRSSDLIKKAQLTFFNNARTRTPFKGVSAFYQSLYAGSDGKQHNPIFYVSSSPWNLYELLEYFCEVHEIPKGPFLLRGIGIDKDTFIKSGHGKHKIIQITTLFLLYPDMQFILIGDSGQKDPEIYEFLSRKYPSHIKAIYIRDVTHDKRDKEVREIAKQVKSRGIDMVLAEDTSVPAIHALEQGLVTQESVEHLMDAIKQEDK, translated from the coding sequence ATGACAACACTATCCAATTTTTTGTTAAAGTCTTTAAGTGCGGTAGAAACCGTATATGACCAGTCTTCATTTTACGTCAAGAAGAAACTGAGCTTACTAGATCCGCTCATCATTCAAGCATATTTTGGTTTTGGCAATACTGAAAAAGTACTCATTACCGGCCGTGTGCTGGAGGCGGAAGGACAAAAACCACCGCAGGAAGGCGCTAGCCTATGGGAAAATATTCAGACCATGTATCGCCGCTATGAAAGTGATGAGATTCCCCATGTACGCGTGAAAATCTTCTTTCAAGGGCTTGAACAGGTTGTAAAGACTGATAGTGAGGGCTATTTTCATGTGATGCTGGAAGGTTTTGAATTAGAAGATAGCCCGGAGGAGTGGTACGATATATACTTTGAATTACTGGATGAGGTGTATCCGGAACAGGGTGAAGTAAAAGGGCAGGGCAAGGTGCTGATTCCCAATAAGAGTGAATACGGTGTCATATCAGATGTAGATGACACTATTCTGGTTTCCCGCTCATCTGATTTAATCAAAAAAGCCCAGCTTACCTTTTTCAATAATGCACGCACGAGGACACCCTTCAAAGGAGTCTCAGCCTTTTATCAGTCATTGTATGCAGGAAGTGACGGAAAACAGCATAATCCAATCTTTTATGTATCCAGTAGCCCCTGGAACCTGTATGAGCTTCTGGAGTATTTTTGTGAAGTTCATGAGATCCCTAAAGGGCCGTTCTTGTTAAGAGGAATTGGTATAGACAAGGATACTTTCATCAAAAGCGGACATGGAAAGCATAAGATCATCCAGATTACCACACTTTTCCTGCTTTATCCTGACATGCAATTCATACTGATAGGTGATAGTGGGCAAAAAGACCCTGAGATCTACGAATTTTTGAGTAGAAAGTATCCTTCTCACATCAAAGCCATATATATTCGTGATGTTACCCATGACAAAAGGGATAAAGAGGTGCGCGAAATTGCAAAGCAGGTAAAATCCAGAGGCATTGATATGGTGCTGGCCGAAGATACCAGCGTGCCGGCAATCCACGCTTTAGAGCAGGGGTTAGTTACTCAGGAGAGTGTAGAGCATTTGATGGATGCTATCAAACAGGAAGATAAATAA
- a CDS encoding App1 family protein produces MNPKNIFLKLLNQSESHFDSWRLNRRIRKGKLGEVVIFPYCGYGNENKITIRGRVMEHNGLAKPDFNDSTWTNIKAMVRRYMSREIPFVSIKAHFQGSQEIIRADDEGYFHLETSFHAPIDDNRLWHTVNFKLLDELYPETREITGVGEVMIPDKKSHFGVISDIDDTILISKTTHRIEIIRMAMTNNAKTRMPFKGVSAFYNALQKGKDGKQHNPIFYVSSSPWNMYDMLADFFAHNNIPKGPILLRDIGISETKFIKERHASHKLEKIRRILSFYPRLKFLLIGDSGQHDPEIYQQVVEEYPNRVLAIYIRDVSTARRNEEVKLISSQLAKKGVDLIMKQDTSQAATHAEHNGYIQTGSSKIIRRELAKDLTGLS; encoded by the coding sequence GTGAATCCAAAAAATATTTTTCTAAAACTACTTAATCAGTCGGAATCACATTTTGACAGTTGGAGACTGAACCGAAGAATTCGTAAAGGGAAGCTGGGGGAGGTAGTCATTTTCCCGTATTGCGGTTATGGTAATGAAAATAAGATTACCATCAGGGGTAGAGTGATGGAACACAATGGTTTGGCAAAACCTGATTTTAACGATAGTACCTGGACCAACATCAAAGCGATGGTCCGTCGCTATATGAGTCGTGAAATTCCTTTTGTCAGTATCAAAGCTCATTTCCAGGGCTCTCAAGAAATCATCAGAGCAGATGATGAAGGATATTTTCATCTGGAGACCAGCTTTCATGCACCTATAGATGATAATCGGCTCTGGCATACAGTCAACTTCAAGTTATTAGACGAACTTTATCCCGAAACCCGAGAGATCACTGGTGTAGGCGAAGTGATGATCCCTGATAAAAAGTCTCATTTCGGAGTAATATCAGATATAGACGATACCATTCTGATTTCTAAAACTACGCATAGAATTGAGATCATACGCATGGCGATGACAAATAATGCTAAAACAAGAATGCCATTTAAAGGTGTTTCCGCATTCTACAATGCATTACAAAAGGGTAAAGATGGTAAGCAACATAATCCCATTTTTTATGTGTCTAGCAGCCCCTGGAATATGTACGACATGCTAGCTGACTTTTTTGCCCATAACAATATACCCAAGGGGCCGATTCTTCTCAGGGATATTGGAATTAGTGAAACTAAGTTCATCAAAGAAAGACATGCAAGCCATAAACTGGAAAAAATCAGGAGGATACTTTCATTCTATCCCAGACTGAAATTCTTGTTGATTGGTGATAGCGGGCAGCATGATCCTGAAATTTACCAGCAAGTAGTAGAAGAATATCCTAACAGGGTATTGGCTATCTACATTCGTGATGTGAGTACTGCCAGGCGCAATGAAGAAGTGAAACTAATTTCTTCACAGCTCGCTAAGAAAGGGGTAGATCTTATCATGAAGCAGGATACCAGCCAGGCTGCTACCCATGCAGAGCATAATGGCTATATACAGACAGGAAGTAGTAAAATCATCAGGAGAGAACTTGCTAAGGACTTAACCGGTCTATCGTGA
- a CDS encoding acyl-CoA thioesterase, whose product MNFHTRKWVKPEDLNPNKTLFGGRLLQWIDEEAALYAIIQLENQHVVTKYISEINFISSAIVGDIIEIGIEPVSFGKTSLTVRCLVRNKMTRKEILSIDKIVMVNLDEKGKPTPHGKTNIEYVKDRLGNQ is encoded by the coding sequence ATGAATTTCCATACCAGAAAATGGGTAAAACCTGAAGACTTAAATCCTAACAAAACACTCTTTGGAGGCAGGTTACTCCAATGGATTGATGAGGAAGCCGCCCTTTATGCGATCATACAGCTGGAAAATCAGCATGTGGTAACCAAGTATATTTCTGAGATCAACTTCATAAGCTCAGCCATTGTCGGCGACATTATTGAGATCGGGATAGAACCTGTGTCTTTCGGTAAAACTTCACTAACGGTGCGCTGCCTGGTTCGTAATAAAATGACCAGAAAGGAAATCCTCTCTATTGATAAAATAGTGATGGTTAATCTTGATGAAAAGGGAAAACCTACTCCTCATGGGAAGACAAATATAGAATATGTAAAAGACAGGCTTGGTAATCAATAA
- a CDS encoding ankyrin repeat domain-containing protein: protein MDVFELIRKGELEGIKKLIEEDPNLIEKKDNKGFPPLIMASYSDQYEITLFLLNAGAKVDARDAAGNTALMGVCFKGNQDIAKLLLERGADVNARNLSGGTALIYAATFGQEGIAELLLENGADKTIKDSQGHTAYSYANSKGLSRLAEVLKV from the coding sequence ATGGATGTATTTGAACTCATCAGAAAAGGTGAATTAGAAGGTATAAAGAAATTGATTGAGGAAGACCCAAACCTCATTGAAAAAAAAGACAATAAAGGCTTTCCACCCCTGATTATGGCAAGCTATAGCGATCAGTATGAAATAACTCTTTTTTTGCTGAATGCGGGAGCAAAAGTTGATGCCCGAGATGCTGCGGGAAACACCGCATTGATGGGCGTATGTTTTAAAGGAAACCAGGATATAGCAAAGCTACTGCTGGAGCGAGGAGCTGACGTTAATGCCAGAAATCTGAGTGGAGGTACCGCATTGATCTATGCAGCTACTTTTGGACAGGAGGGAATTGCTGAGCTCCTACTGGAAAATGGGGCTGATAAAACGATCAAGGATTCTCAGGGACATACAGCTTATTCCTACGCCAATTCTAAAGGATTGTCACGTTTAGCTGAAGTACTAAAGGTATAG
- a CDS encoding SDR family oxidoreductase yields the protein MNILVAGAHGKTGLQIVKLLTEREHNVLAMIRDDAQSDEMEKLGATPFVANLEGDIEFAVEGAEAVIFAAGSGPNTGEDKTLSVDRDGAVKMIESCERNGVERFILLSSVGTDHPEEGPEKLQHYLKAKAESEERLEKSNLNYTIVRPGMLNNDPETNHIIAQESLKGKIGQISRSDVALSIVESIENPNTYRKTFEIIGGGKMEVEKALNNL from the coding sequence ATGAATATTTTAGTAGCAGGAGCACACGGTAAAACCGGGCTACAAATCGTTAAGTTATTAACTGAAAGAGAACATAATGTGTTAGCCATGATCAGAGATGACGCTCAGTCTGACGAAATGGAGAAACTAGGCGCTACACCATTTGTTGCGAATCTGGAAGGAGACATAGAGTTTGCAGTAGAAGGAGCTGAGGCAGTCATATTTGCAGCTGGTTCTGGTCCCAACACCGGTGAAGATAAAACACTCTCTGTGGATAGAGATGGAGCAGTCAAAATGATTGAATCATGCGAAAGAAATGGTGTTGAAAGATTTATTCTTTTAAGCTCCGTGGGAACAGATCATCCCGAAGAGGGTCCTGAGAAGCTTCAACATTATCTGAAAGCTAAGGCGGAATCGGAAGAGAGATTAGAAAAAAGCAATCTTAACTATACCATAGTTCGCCCCGGCATGCTCAATAATGATCCGGAAACTAACCATATTATTGCTCAGGAAAGCCTGAAAGGTAAAATAGGACAGATCTCACGTTCTGATGTCGCCCTATCTATTGTAGAATCTATTGAAAACCCGAATACCTACCGTAAGACATTTGAAATTATCGGAGGTGGTAAGATGGAAGTTGAAAAAGCACTTAACAACTTATAA